Proteins encoded in a region of the Streptomyces violaceoruber genome:
- a CDS encoding cupin domain-containing protein yields the protein MTQEPISLASALASFAEQWSPRIVTAVNDYDVRVAKVEGEHVWHVHDHTDEFFLVLDGTLHIALREPAGERVVVLPKGSVFTVPRGTEHKPYAPVPTAILLFEPTGTLTVGDRHDEVPGHVDATSGHALTPGAF from the coding sequence ATGACTCAGGAACCGATCTCCTTGGCCTCCGCCCTCGCCTCCTTCGCCGAGCAGTGGAGCCCCCGTATCGTCACCGCCGTCAACGACTACGACGTCCGCGTCGCGAAGGTCGAGGGCGAGCACGTCTGGCACGTGCACGACCACACCGACGAGTTCTTCCTCGTCCTCGACGGCACACTGCACATCGCCCTGCGCGAGCCCGCCGGCGAGCGCGTCGTCGTCCTGCCGAAGGGGTCCGTCTTCACCGTCCCGCGCGGCACGGAACACAAGCCGTACGCGCCCGTTCCCACGGCCATCCTGCTGTTCGAACCGACCGGGACACTCACCGTCGGCGACCGGCACGACGAGGTGCCGGGCCATGTGGACGCGACCAGCGGACACGCGCTGACCCCGGGCGCCTTCTGA
- a CDS encoding DUF6458 family protein: MGLGGCIILIAVGAILTFATDWDMQGVNLDLVGVIFMVVGLIGVATFSSIARRRRVVMPPTTPVVEERPHHHTQDGYRDGYGA; the protein is encoded by the coding sequence ATGGGCCTCGGCGGGTGCATCATCCTCATCGCCGTGGGAGCCATCCTCACGTTCGCGACCGACTGGGACATGCAGGGCGTCAACCTCGACCTGGTCGGTGTGATCTTCATGGTTGTCGGCCTGATCGGCGTCGCCACGTTCAGCAGCATCGCCCGGCGCCGCCGCGTCGTGATGCCGCCGACGACCCCGGTCGTCGAGGAACGGCCCCACCACCACACGCAGGACGGCTACCGCGACGGCTACGGCGCCTGA
- a CDS encoding M18 family aminopeptidase → MSAPSRFDRGHTDDLMTFLSASPTPYHAVASAAARLEKAGFRQVAETDAWEATSGGKYVLRGGAIVAWYVPEGAAAHTPFRIVGAHTDSPNLRVKPRPDTGAHGWRQVAVEIYGGPLMNSWLDRDLGLAGRLSLRDGSTRLVDVDRPLLRVPQLAIHMDRNVSTEGLKLDKQRHLQPVWGLGDSVRDGDLIAFLEDEAGLARGEVTGWDLMTHSVEPPAYLGRDRELVAGPRMDNLLSVHAGTAALASVAASGADLPYIPVLAAFDHEETGSQSDTGADGPLLGGVLERSVFARGGSYEDRARAFAGTVCLSSDTGHAVHPNYAERHDPTHHPRINGGPILKVNVNNRYATDGSGRAVFAAACEKADIPFQTFVSNNSMPCGTTIGPITAARHGISTVDIGVAILSMHSARELCGADDPHLLANALVAFLQP, encoded by the coding sequence ATGAGCGCACCCTCCCGCTTCGACCGCGGCCACACCGACGACCTGATGACCTTCCTGTCGGCGAGCCCGACCCCGTACCACGCCGTGGCGAGCGCCGCCGCGCGGCTGGAGAAGGCCGGTTTCCGCCAGGTCGCGGAGACCGACGCCTGGGAGGCCACGAGCGGCGGCAAGTACGTGCTGCGCGGCGGCGCGATCGTCGCCTGGTACGTCCCGGAGGGCGCCGCGGCGCACACCCCGTTCCGCATCGTCGGCGCCCACACCGACTCCCCCAACCTGCGCGTCAAGCCCCGCCCGGACACCGGGGCGCACGGCTGGCGCCAGGTCGCCGTGGAGATCTACGGCGGCCCGCTGATGAACTCCTGGCTCGACCGGGACCTGGGCCTGGCCGGCCGCCTCTCGCTGCGCGACGGCTCCACCCGCCTGGTCGACGTCGACCGCCCGCTGCTGCGCGTCCCGCAGCTCGCCATCCACATGGACCGCAACGTCTCCACGGAGGGCCTCAAGCTCGACAAGCAGCGCCACCTCCAGCCCGTCTGGGGCCTGGGCGACTCCGTGCGCGACGGCGACCTGATCGCGTTCCTGGAGGACGAGGCGGGGCTGGCCCGCGGCGAGGTCACCGGCTGGGACCTGATGACGCACTCCGTGGAGCCCCCGGCGTACCTGGGCCGCGACCGGGAGCTGGTGGCGGGCCCGCGGATGGACAACCTGCTGTCGGTGCACGCCGGGACGGCCGCCCTGGCCTCGGTCGCGGCCTCCGGCGCCGACCTCCCCTACATCCCCGTGCTGGCCGCCTTCGACCACGAGGAGACCGGCTCCCAGTCGGACACGGGCGCCGACGGACCGCTGCTCGGCGGCGTGCTGGAGCGCTCCGTGTTCGCGCGCGGCGGCTCCTACGAGGACCGGGCGCGCGCCTTCGCCGGCACCGTCTGCCTGTCCTCCGACACGGGCCACGCCGTCCACCCCAACTACGCGGAACGGCACGACCCGACGCACCACCCGCGGATCAACGGCGGACCCATCCTCAAGGTCAACGTCAACAACCGCTACGCCACCGACGGTTCGGGCCGCGCCGTGTTCGCCGCCGCCTGCGAGAAGGCGGACATCCCCTTCCAGACCTTCGTCTCCAACAACTCCATGCCGTGCGGCACCACCATCGGCCCCATCACCGCGGCCCGGCACGGCATCAGCACCGTCGACATCGGCGTGGCCATCCTGTCGATGCACAGCGCCCGGGAGTTGTGCGGCGCCGACGACCCGCACCTGCTGGCCAACGCGCTGGTGGCCTTCCTCCAGCCGTAG
- a CDS encoding acyl-CoA dehydrogenase produces MGHYKPNLRDIEFNLFEVLGRDKVYGTGPFAEMDTDTAKSVLEELTRLSENELAESFADADRNPPVFDPETNTAPVPASFKKSYQAFMASEYWRLGLPEEIGGTTSPRSLIWAYAELILGANPAVWMYSSGPAFAGILFEEGNEVQKHIASIAVEKQWGSTMVLTEPDAGSDVGAGRTKAVEQADGSWHIEGVKRFITSGEHDMSENILHYVLARPEGAGPGTKGLSLFLVPKYEFDFETGELGERNGVYATNVEHKMGLKASNTCEMTFGDRHPAKGWLIGDKHDGIRQMFRIIEFARMMVGTKAISTLSTGYLNALEYAKERVQGPDLANFMDKAAPKVTITHHPDVRRSLMTQKAYAEGMRALVMYTASVQDEIQVKEANGEDASAEHALNDLLLPVVKGYGSEKAYEQLAQSLQTFGGSGFLQEYPIEQYIRDAKIDTLYEGTTAIQGQDFFFRKIVRNQGTALNSLAEDIKKFLALATGGEELSGAREHLAKAAVELEAIVGLMLTDLAATEQDVKNIYKVGLNTTRLLQASGDVIVGYLLLKGAAIAAEKLPTASAKDKAFYTGKIAAAKFFAANVLPGLTLARKVAQGVELDLMELDEAAF; encoded by the coding sequence ATGGGGCACTACAAGCCGAATCTCCGGGACATCGAGTTCAACCTCTTCGAGGTGCTCGGCCGCGACAAGGTCTACGGCACGGGCCCGTTCGCGGAGATGGACACCGACACCGCCAAGAGCGTGCTGGAGGAGCTGACCCGCCTCTCCGAGAACGAGCTGGCCGAGTCCTTCGCCGACGCCGACCGCAACCCGCCGGTCTTCGACCCGGAGACCAACACCGCGCCGGTCCCGGCCTCCTTCAAGAAGAGCTACCAGGCCTTCATGGCCTCCGAGTACTGGCGGCTCGGCCTGCCCGAGGAGATCGGCGGCACCACCTCGCCGCGCTCCCTGATCTGGGCCTACGCGGAGCTGATCCTCGGCGCCAACCCGGCCGTGTGGATGTACTCCTCGGGCCCGGCGTTCGCCGGCATCCTCTTCGAGGAGGGCAACGAGGTCCAGAAGCACATCGCCTCGATCGCCGTCGAGAAGCAGTGGGGCTCCACCATGGTCCTCACCGAGCCGGACGCCGGTTCGGACGTCGGCGCCGGCCGCACCAAGGCCGTCGAGCAGGCCGACGGCTCCTGGCACATCGAGGGCGTCAAGCGCTTCATCACGTCCGGCGAGCACGACATGTCGGAGAACATCCTCCACTACGTCCTCGCCCGCCCCGAGGGCGCCGGACCCGGCACCAAGGGCCTGTCCCTCTTCCTGGTCCCGAAGTACGAGTTCGACTTCGAGACCGGCGAGCTGGGCGAGCGCAACGGCGTCTACGCGACCAACGTCGAGCACAAGATGGGCCTGAAGGCCTCCAACACCTGCGAGATGACCTTCGGCGACCGCCACCCCGCCAAGGGCTGGCTGATCGGCGACAAGCACGACGGCATCCGCCAGATGTTCCGCATCATCGAGTTCGCCCGCATGATGGTCGGCACGAAGGCGATCTCCACCCTCTCCACGGGCTACCTCAACGCCCTGGAGTACGCCAAGGAGCGCGTCCAGGGCCCCGACCTGGCCAACTTCATGGACAAGGCGGCCCCCAAGGTCACCATCACGCACCACCCGGACGTGCGCCGCTCCCTGATGACGCAGAAGGCGTACGCCGAGGGCATGCGCGCGCTCGTGATGTACACCGCCTCCGTCCAGGACGAGATCCAGGTCAAGGAGGCGAACGGCGAGGACGCCTCGGCCGAGCACGCCCTCAACGACCTGCTCCTGCCCGTCGTCAAGGGCTACGGCTCGGAGAAGGCCTACGAGCAGCTCGCCCAGTCGCTCCAGACCTTCGGCGGCTCCGGGTTCCTCCAGGAGTACCCGATCGAGCAGTACATCCGCGACGCCAAGATCGACACCCTGTACGAGGGCACCACGGCGATCCAGGGCCAGGACTTCTTCTTCCGGAAGATCGTCCGCAACCAGGGCACCGCGCTGAACTCGCTCGCCGAGGACATCAAGAAGTTCCTCGCGCTCGCCACCGGCGGCGAGGAGCTGTCCGGCGCCCGCGAGCACCTGGCCAAGGCCGCCGTCGAGCTGGAGGCCATCGTCGGCCTGATGCTCACCGACCTCGCGGCCACCGAGCAGGACGTCAAGAACATCTACAAGGTGGGCCTCAACACCACCCGCCTGCTACAGGCCTCCGGCGACGTGATCGTCGGCTACCTGCTCCTCAAGGGCGCGGCGATCGCCGCCGAGAAGCTGCCGACCGCCTCCGCCAAGGACAAGGCCTTCTACACCGGCAAGATCGCCGCCGCGAAGTTCTTCGCCGCGAACGTCCTGCCCGGCCTGACCCTGGCCCGCAAGGTCGCCCAGGGCGTCGAGCTGGACCTGATGGAGCTGGACGAGGCGGCGTTCTAG
- a CDS encoding SseB family protein — translation MYGYDQTAGQQQQQYAPPPQQPMGGGYGQQPPLYPEPSPPSLADAVRAFTTGQMSAEDFQQIFATSKVYCPRGDNPGFLALHNTQQPVIPMFTGLKELRRYAGKESKYFVITGAEVIDLLPTGYGFVLDMEGEHRMVFDAKAVEQMVDFAMRRMYG, via the coding sequence ATGTACGGCTACGACCAGACCGCGGGCCAACAGCAGCAGCAGTACGCCCCGCCCCCGCAGCAGCCGATGGGCGGCGGGTACGGGCAGCAGCCGCCGCTGTACCCCGAGCCGTCCCCGCCCTCGCTCGCGGACGCGGTGCGCGCCTTCACCACCGGCCAGATGTCCGCCGAGGACTTCCAGCAGATCTTCGCGACCTCGAAGGTCTACTGCCCGCGCGGCGACAACCCCGGCTTCCTCGCGCTGCACAACACCCAGCAGCCCGTGATCCCGATGTTCACCGGCCTGAAGGAGCTGCGCCGGTACGCGGGCAAGGAGTCGAAGTACTTCGTGATCACCGGGGCGGAGGTGATCGACCTGCTGCCGACCGGCTACGGCTTCGTCCTGGACATGGAGGGCGAGCACCGGATGGTGTTCGACGCCAAAGCCGTCGAACAGATGGTCGATTTCGCCATGCGGCGCATGTACGGCTAG
- a CDS encoding pirin family protein — translation MPAVTVENPLTLPRVSAPADAVARPVLTVTTAPSGFEGEGFPVRRAFAGINYRHLDPFIMMDQMGEVEYAPGEPKGTPWHPHRGFETVTYIVDGIFDHQDSNGGGGTITNGDTQWMTAGSGLLHIEAPPEQLVMSGGLFHGLQLWVNLPAKDKMMAPRYQDIRSGSVQLLTSPDGGALLRVIAGELDGHDGPGITHTPITMVHATLAPGAEVTLPWREDFNGLAYVMAGRGSVGAERRPVHLGQTAVFGAGGSLTVRADEKQDAHTPDLEVVLLGGRPIREPMAHYGPFVMNTKDELMQAFEDFQKGRLGTVPAVHGMSGEGPGA, via the coding sequence ATGCCCGCCGTGACCGTCGAGAACCCGCTGACGCTGCCCCGCGTATCCGCACCCGCCGACGCCGTCGCACGTCCCGTGCTCACCGTGACCACCGCGCCCAGCGGTTTCGAGGGCGAGGGCTTCCCGGTGCGCCGCGCGTTCGCCGGGATCAACTACCGCCACCTCGACCCGTTCATCATGATGGACCAGATGGGTGAGGTGGAGTACGCGCCCGGGGAGCCCAAGGGCACGCCCTGGCACCCGCACCGCGGCTTCGAGACCGTGACCTACATCGTCGACGGGATCTTCGACCACCAGGACTCCAACGGTGGCGGCGGCACCATCACCAACGGCGACACCCAGTGGATGACGGCGGGCTCGGGGCTGCTGCACATCGAGGCGCCGCCGGAGCAACTGGTGATGTCGGGCGGTCTCTTCCACGGGCTCCAGCTGTGGGTGAACCTGCCGGCCAAGGACAAGATGATGGCCCCGCGCTACCAGGACATCCGCAGTGGCAGCGTCCAGCTGCTCACCTCCCCCGACGGCGGCGCGCTGCTGCGCGTCATCGCCGGTGAGCTGGACGGGCACGACGGCCCCGGCATCACGCACACGCCGATCACGATGGTCCACGCCACGCTGGCGCCGGGCGCCGAGGTCACCCTGCCCTGGCGGGAGGACTTCAACGGCCTCGCCTACGTCATGGCCGGACGCGGGTCCGTGGGTGCCGAGCGGCGTCCGGTGCACCTCGGGCAGACCGCCGTCTTCGGCGCCGGGGGCTCGCTGACCGTCCGCGCGGACGAGAAGCAGGACGCGCACACCCCGGACCTGGAGGTCGTGCTGCTCGGCGGCCGGCCGATCCGGGAGCCGATGGCCCACTACGGCCCGTTCGTGATGAACACCAAGGACGAGCTGATGCAGGCCTTCGAGGACTTCCAGAAGGGGCGCCTCGGCACCGTCCCGGCGGTGCACGGCATGTCGGGCGAGGGCCCCGGGGCCTGA
- a CDS encoding AI-2E family transporter, translating into MQLLPGPVRRFAAWCAVILLASGVVYVAIRLCVEFRTAVTPALLALLGTALLRPLHARLVKAHVQRSLAAGLTCAAVLAVVGGAVYIVVSALVETGDQIVTSLRDAAQGIADHFGAAGTSLDDLASNARELLGKFGGTAASGVVTGISVVGEMIAMAVLALLLVFFFLRDSDRAVTTVRALAPPGGADTVEAVARRAFGAVEGFMRGTTLIALIDAFCITVGLLVLRVPGAVGLGALVFVGAYIPYLGAFISGAVAVLVALADRGFVIALWALGVVLAVQVLEGHVLQPMIQSRTVQMHPAVVLLALTAGASVAGILGMLLAVPLTAAAFGVVHELQARYGVSTAASGPDAGPAPSTGAADS; encoded by the coding sequence GTGCAGCTGCTCCCCGGTCCGGTGCGCCGGTTCGCCGCCTGGTGCGCCGTCATCCTGCTCGCCAGCGGTGTCGTCTACGTCGCGATCCGGCTCTGCGTCGAGTTCCGCACCGCGGTGACTCCGGCGCTGCTCGCGCTGCTCGGCACCGCGCTGCTCAGGCCGCTGCACGCGCGGCTGGTGAAGGCCCATGTGCAGCGGTCGCTGGCCGCCGGGCTGACCTGCGCGGCCGTGCTGGCCGTGGTCGGCGGGGCGGTGTACATCGTGGTCTCCGCGCTCGTCGAGACCGGCGACCAGATCGTCACCTCGCTGCGGGACGCGGCCCAGGGCATCGCCGACCACTTCGGTGCGGCGGGCACCTCGCTGGACGACCTGGCCTCCAACGCGCGCGAGCTGCTGGGCAAGTTCGGCGGTACGGCCGCCTCCGGCGTGGTGACCGGGATCAGCGTCGTCGGCGAGATGATCGCCATGGCCGTGCTCGCCCTGCTGCTCGTCTTCTTCTTCCTGCGCGACTCCGACCGCGCCGTCACCACGGTGCGCGCCCTCGCCCCGCCCGGCGGCGCCGACACGGTCGAGGCCGTGGCCCGGCGGGCCTTCGGGGCCGTCGAGGGCTTCATGCGGGGGACGACTCTGATCGCCCTCATCGACGCGTTCTGCATCACCGTCGGCCTGCTCGTCCTGCGCGTCCCCGGCGCGGTCGGGCTCGGGGCGCTGGTCTTCGTCGGCGCCTACATCCCCTATCTCGGCGCGTTCATCTCCGGGGCCGTCGCCGTGCTGGTGGCGCTGGCCGACCGGGGGTTCGTCATCGCGCTGTGGGCCCTCGGCGTGGTGCTGGCCGTGCAGGTGCTGGAGGGACACGTGCTCCAGCCGATGATCCAGAGCCGTACCGTCCAGATGCACCCGGCCGTCGTGCTGCTGGCGCTCACCGCGGGCGCGTCGGTGGCGGGCATCCTGGGGATGCTCCTGGCCGTGCCGCTGACCGCGGCGGCGTTCGGGGTCGTGCACGAGCTGCAAGCGCGTTACGGGGTCTCGACGGCCGCCTCCGGGCCGGACGCGGGACCGGCACCGTCGACCGGGGCCGCGGACTCGTAG
- a CDS encoding SpoIIE family protein phosphatase produces MRTGEPLPEVGDVLAALATGLWHWDTATGEVTVDGEAARLLGLPAGPATLTEAQVRARLHPVDWNEITGVVQLAVAEGTLAEVRIRIMDERGHVVRVVRSRSKPSFDTVRKAYVLTGTLQEVAEPRPGTPAGRSAVTGEWRRSREAFLLDAGRALAEARSTEEVLRVAAGLSMPGFSPDGLAVFGVSGDRLTVIGHHGQPENEANPFVDMSLETDYPAAEVVRTGRAVYLSSPQQYRSRYPMTWSLAERFGRRSWAYLPLTVAGRTMGAWMAAFAYPVAFTPDERSVLTTVARMLAQALSRAGAAENQRELAEGLQRSMLPMLGPEIPGMDIAARYVPTGGGLQVGGDWYDMIPLPGGRFALVIGDVQGHDVRAAGLMGQLRIALRAYASEGHRPDAVLARASHFFHGLATAEDDPGDLRFATCYYAEVDPATGTVESARAGHLDPVVRMADGTALILATAGGLPLGIDPDTDYPTTRLALEPGDTLMLCTDGLVETGGHDLQSGWHRLRVILEEHVGGLEELADALVQAVHGPSSHHTVGPLADRREDDIALLLLCRQGEGCGCGESTATRAPVRRTMLTVAQAEPARIATARQHLRDLLHDWPGEEQRDAAVLLLSEMLTNVLVHTDTDALLVAEVAGEPGERRIRVEVTDNGDDLPHKRRPGEMASSGRGLMLVELLADAWGVAPRGEGKSIWYELYESAAPVDGAGPASGPEAAVETP; encoded by the coding sequence ATGCGCACTGGTGAGCCCCTGCCCGAGGTGGGGGACGTCCTTGCCGCCCTCGCGACCGGACTGTGGCACTGGGACACCGCCACGGGTGAGGTCACGGTGGACGGAGAGGCCGCCCGCCTGCTCGGCCTGCCCGCCGGACCGGCGACCCTCACCGAGGCGCAGGTGAGGGCCCGGCTGCATCCGGTGGACTGGAACGAGATCACCGGGGTGGTCCAGCTCGCCGTCGCCGAGGGCACTCTCGCCGAGGTGCGGATCCGGATCATGGACGAGCGCGGCCATGTCGTCCGGGTCGTACGCAGCCGCTCCAAGCCCTCCTTCGACACCGTGCGCAAGGCGTACGTGCTGACCGGCACCCTCCAGGAGGTCGCCGAGCCGAGGCCGGGGACCCCCGCGGGGCGCAGCGCGGTCACCGGCGAGTGGCGGCGTTCGCGGGAGGCCTTCCTGCTGGACGCGGGCCGGGCACTGGCCGAGGCGCGGTCCACCGAGGAGGTGCTGCGGGTCGCGGCGGGGCTGTCGATGCCGGGGTTCTCCCCGGACGGGCTCGCGGTGTTCGGGGTCTCGGGGGACCGCCTCACCGTGATCGGGCACCACGGGCAGCCGGAGAACGAGGCCAACCCGTTCGTGGACATGTCCCTGGAGACCGACTACCCGGCCGCCGAAGTGGTCCGTACCGGCCGCGCGGTCTATCTCTCCTCCCCGCAGCAGTACCGGTCCCGCTACCCCATGACGTGGTCGCTCGCCGAGCGCTTCGGCCGCCGCTCCTGGGCCTACCTGCCGCTGACCGTGGCGGGCCGGACGATGGGCGCCTGGATGGCCGCCTTCGCCTACCCGGTCGCGTTCACGCCGGACGAGCGCTCGGTGCTGACCACGGTGGCACGGATGCTCGCCCAGGCCCTGTCCCGGGCCGGCGCCGCGGAGAACCAGCGGGAGCTGGCCGAGGGGCTGCAACGCTCGATGCTGCCCATGCTCGGCCCGGAGATCCCCGGCATGGACATCGCCGCCCGCTACGTCCCCACCGGCGGCGGCCTCCAGGTCGGCGGCGACTGGTACGACATGATCCCGCTGCCCGGGGGCCGCTTCGCCCTGGTGATCGGGGACGTCCAGGGCCACGACGTGCGGGCGGCCGGGCTGATGGGGCAGCTGCGCATCGCCCTGCGCGCCTACGCCTCCGAGGGGCACCGTCCCGACGCGGTGCTCGCCCGTGCCTCCCACTTCTTCCACGGCCTCGCCACGGCCGAGGACGACCCCGGCGACCTGCGCTTCGCGACCTGCTACTACGCCGAGGTCGACCCCGCCACCGGCACCGTGGAGAGCGCCCGCGCGGGACACCTGGACCCGGTGGTGCGGATGGCGGACGGGACGGCGCTGATCCTCGCCACGGCGGGCGGGCTGCCGCTGGGCATCGACCCGGACACCGACTACCCGACGACGCGGCTCGCCCTGGAACCCGGGGACACCCTGATGCTGTGCACGGACGGCCTGGTCGAGACCGGCGGCCACGATCTGCAGAGCGGCTGGCACCGCCTGCGGGTGATCCTGGAGGAGCACGTCGGCGGTCTGGAGGAGCTGGCCGACGCGCTGGTCCAGGCCGTGCACGGCCCCTCCTCGCACCACACCGTCGGCCCGCTGGCCGACCGCCGGGAGGACGACATCGCGCTGTTGCTGCTGTGCCGGCAGGGCGAAGGCTGCGGCTGCGGCGAATCCACCGCGACCCGGGCGCCGGTGCGCCGCACGATGCTGACGGTCGCCCAGGCCGAGCCGGCCCGGATCGCCACCGCCCGGCAGCATCTGCGCGACCTGCTGCACGACTGGCCGGGCGAGGAGCAGCGCGACGCGGCGGTGCTCCTGCTCTCCGAGATGCTGACGAACGTCCTGGTCCACACCGACACCGACGCCCTGCTCGTCGCCGAGGTGGCCGGGGAGCCGGGCGAGCGGCGGATCCGGGTGGAGGTCACCGACAACGGCGACGATCTGCCGCACAAGCGCAGGCCGGGCGAGATGGCGTCCTCCGGACGCGGGCTGATGCTGGTCGAGCTGCTCGCGGACGCGTGGGGCGTCGCCCCGCGCGGCGAGGGCAAGAGCATCTGGTACGAGCTCTACGAGTCCGCGGCCCCGGTCGACGGTGCCGGTCCCGCGTCCGGCCCGGAGGCGGCCGTCGAGACCCCGTAA
- the aspS gene encoding aspartate--tRNA ligase — MHRYRSHTCGELRSSDVGTDVRLSGWLHNRRDLGGILFIDLRDHYGITQLVARPGTEAYEALDKLTKESTVRVDGKVVSRGADNINPDLPTGEVEVEVGEVELLGAAQPLPFTINTEDGVNEERRLEYRFLDLRRERMHRNIMLRTSVISSIRSKMVALGFNEMATPILTATSPEGARDFVVPSRLHAGRFYALPQAPQQFKQLLMISGFDRYFQIAPCFRDEDARADRSPGEFYQLDVEMSFVEQEDVFRPIEQLMTELFEEFGNGRHVTSPFPRIPFREAMLKYGSDKPDLRAQLELVDITDVFEGSEFKAFAGKHVRALPVPDVSGQPRKFFDQLGDYAVSQGAKGLAWVRVGEDGKLSGPIAKFLTEENVAELTKRLSLAPGHAVFFGAGEFDEVSKIMGAVRVEAAKRAGHFEENVFRFCWIVDFPMYEKDEETGKIDFSHNPFSMPQGGMDALENQDPLDILAWQYDIVCNGVELSSGAIRNHEPEIMLKAFEIAGYDAETVEREFAGMLRAFRFGAPPHGGIAPGVDRIVMLLADEPNIRETIAFPLNGNAQDLMMGAPTELDESRLRELHLTVRKPQPK; from the coding sequence ATGCATCGGTACAGGTCCCACACCTGCGGCGAGCTCCGCTCCTCTGACGTCGGCACCGACGTCCGACTGAGTGGCTGGCTGCACAATCGGCGCGACCTGGGCGGCATCCTCTTCATCGATCTGCGCGATCACTACGGCATCACGCAGCTCGTCGCCCGTCCGGGCACCGAGGCGTACGAGGCGCTGGACAAGCTCACCAAGGAATCGACCGTTCGGGTCGACGGCAAGGTCGTCTCCCGCGGCGCCGACAACATCAACCCCGACCTGCCCACCGGCGAGGTCGAGGTCGAGGTGGGCGAGGTCGAGCTGCTCGGCGCCGCCCAGCCGCTGCCCTTCACCATCAACACCGAGGACGGGGTCAACGAGGAGCGGCGGCTCGAGTACCGCTTCCTGGACCTGCGCCGCGAGCGCATGCACCGCAACATCATGCTGCGCACGTCGGTCATCTCCTCGATCCGCAGCAAGATGGTCGCCCTCGGCTTCAACGAGATGGCGACGCCCATCCTCACCGCCACCTCCCCCGAGGGCGCCCGCGACTTCGTCGTGCCCTCCCGCCTGCACGCGGGCCGCTTCTACGCCCTGCCGCAGGCGCCGCAGCAGTTCAAGCAGCTGCTGATGATCTCGGGCTTCGACCGGTACTTCCAGATCGCGCCCTGCTTCCGCGACGAGGACGCCCGCGCCGACCGCTCGCCGGGCGAGTTCTACCAGCTCGACGTCGAGATGAGCTTCGTCGAGCAGGAGGACGTCTTCCGCCCGATCGAGCAGCTCATGACCGAGCTGTTCGAGGAGTTCGGCAACGGCCGCCACGTGACCTCGCCGTTCCCGCGGATCCCGTTCCGCGAGGCGATGCTGAAGTACGGCTCCGACAAGCCCGACCTGCGCGCCCAGCTGGAGCTGGTCGACATCACCGACGTCTTCGAGGGCTCGGAGTTCAAGGCCTTCGCCGGCAAGCACGTGCGCGCGCTGCCCGTCCCGGACGTCTCGGGCCAGCCCCGCAAGTTCTTCGACCAGCTCGGCGACTACGCCGTCTCGCAGGGTGCCAAGGGCCTGGCCTGGGTCCGCGTCGGCGAGGACGGCAAGCTGTCCGGCCCGATCGCGAAGTTCCTCACCGAGGAGAACGTCGCGGAACTGACCAAGCGGCTCTCGCTGGCCCCCGGCCACGCGGTGTTCTTCGGCGCGGGCGAGTTCGACGAGGTCTCCAAGATCATGGGCGCGGTCCGCGTCGAGGCCGCCAAGCGCGCCGGCCACTTCGAGGAGAACGTCTTCCGCTTCTGCTGGATCGTCGACTTCCCGATGTACGAGAAGGACGAGGAGACGGGGAAGATCGACTTCTCCCACAACCCCTTCTCGATGCCGCAGGGCGGCATGGACGCCCTGGAGAACCAGGACCCGCTGGACATCCTCGCCTGGCAGTACGACATCGTCTGCAACGGCGTCGAGCTGTCCTCCGGCGCCATCCGGAACCACGAGCCGGAGATCATGCTCAAGGCCTTCGAGATCGCGGGCTACGACGCCGAGACCGTCGAGCGCGAGTTCGCCGGCATGCTGCGCGCCTTCCGCTTCGGCGCCCCGCCGCACGGTGGCATCGCCCCGGGCGTCGACCGCATCGTCATGCTGCTGGCCGACGAGCCCAACATCCGCGAGACCATCGCCTTCCCGCTCAACGGCAACGCCCAGGACCTGATGATGGGCGCCCCGACCGAGCTGGACGAGAGCCGGCTGAGGGAGCTGCACCTGACGGTGCGCAAGCCGCAGCCGAAGTAG